In one uncultured Devosia sp. genomic region, the following are encoded:
- a CDS encoding DUF4282 domain-containing protein, whose amino-acid sequence MTLDDLKRLFTRQTLFKLDAILSPKLVPILYALGLAGILLWAVSHLFWSFGFGFGNGLWGLLEIVVFGLLSFVGLRILCEALLVWFKTHEVTGDTVNRSRFSASLLDEVRDAIRDLAEEGDDRDYAEADEYITPATDPAPYVAPTSPIIPDMPAPTDSTRAPATTSGEVFAKPRRTAKRTPPPKNVT is encoded by the coding sequence ACCCTCTTCAAGCTCGACGCGATCCTGTCGCCCAAGCTGGTGCCGATCCTTTACGCGCTTGGCTTGGCCGGCATTCTGCTCTGGGCCGTCAGCCATCTGTTCTGGAGCTTTGGCTTTGGTTTCGGCAACGGCCTCTGGGGCCTGCTCGAAATCGTGGTCTTTGGCCTTTTGTCCTTCGTCGGCCTGCGCATCCTCTGCGAAGCGCTGCTGGTCTGGTTCAAGACCCATGAAGTCACCGGCGACACGGTCAACCGCTCGCGCTTTTCGGCCTCCCTGCTCGATGAAGTGCGCGACGCCATCCGCGATCTCGCCGAGGAAGGCGATGACCGCGACTATGCCGAGGCCGACGAATATATCACCCCGGCCACGGACCCGGCTCCCTATGTCGCGCCCACCAGCCCGATCATTCCCGACATGCCGGCACCAACGGACAGCACCCGCGCCCCGGCCACGACTTCCGGCGAAGTCTTCGCCAAGCCGCGCCGCACCGCCAAGCGCACGCCACCGCCCAAGAACGTCACCTGA